The Accipiter gentilis chromosome 29, bAccGen1.1, whole genome shotgun sequence genome segment GCTCGGTGCCGTTGGAAATCTCAGTCCGGAGCAAACACCGCCGGGCTCCcggctgcctgcacccagccagCCGCTGCCCGCCCCGAAACGGCGGTGGGTGCTCGGTCCTGCCCGGGTTGGGGTGCGCCGGGCTCCCTCGCTCGCCGTCCCCGcgtctctcctccccagccccccggcatttgaaaatgaaaaacgAGGAAGGAAGGCTCGGCGGGTGCTTGCTGTCGGTAGCAAGAAGCAGAGAGctgttttcacttctttcttctcccttttccttttcgcCGCCCTCTTGGTTGTCAATGAAGCGGCCCAGAGCGGCGGGTGGGTGGGCAGCGTGGCCCCCAAcccagctcccctccttccctggggGTCCCTACTCCTGGCTGAAGCTGCCGATTGATTTTTCCGCTCATAAACGGCCACAATCGACCAGGAAATAAACACATGcgagggagcggggctgggccGGCGGCTCCTCGGTGCGATGAGTTTGGGGGTTCTCAGCTCTGTCTTCGGGGCTGAGCGGGGCATCGCTCCCCTCTTCTCTCTTCAGCTTTCGAGGGAGTGGGCAGGAGATGCGCTGCACTTGCTCTATATGTGTTTGTGTGCCCATATGgtgcaggcaggacaggcagcgtGGATGCCGCTTCCccatgggctgcccagggagggtAACGCGATCCCGCTGTATTTCGCAAGGGCTAAATCTGGAAACTGCCTTACGGCAGCTTTTATTTCTAACCCACACCTGGGCGCAGCGATGCGCTCGGGCAGGAGGCGGTGGGTTGCTGCGTGGGTGTGGGGACAGTAGTGCGGGTCTGGGTGTTTTGTCCCCTTGGGGTGGCACTGGGTGCCCCACGCCGGCTCTCCGCAGCGGTTCACGCGTTGCGGAGCAGCACCCGATGTCACTCCAGAAAGTACCGGCGGTTGCTGAGCAGCCGACCCCGCGCCACCGGCTGTCGCTTTATAAACTGCATCGGCAGCCTGGGTTGCAGTGATGCTGGGCTcccctggggatgggggacagcTCAGGGTCACGGAAAGTCCTGCGGGGGACAAGGCAGCTCTGGGTGGCACTGGGGATCCTCTGGCTGGAGCCACCCCCGAGTGCCGCCCCAGCGTGGGGGGAGCGTGTTGGTGTCTTGATGAAATAACACCCCCAGATGAAAAGCAAGAAAGGTCCAGAAATAACCGTGTCGCTAAATAGCAGCAGAGATATTTTGAAGGGAGATTAATTCCCTGGCTCCGGCCCTGCGCGTTGTCCCAGCGGCGGGTCTGGTGTGCGGTGGTGGAGTGTGGCTGGTGCCTGGGCAGCCCCCAGGCGCTGATGGAGCCCACCgctccccagcacccagggagGTTTTCACTCAGAATGCTGCTCTGGCTTTAGGATGCAATCCTGCAACGGAGTGGGATtagttttttcccccaccccaaggAACTAGGGGCAGGGTCGTAGGGTTTTTGGAGCAGAGGTAGAGTTTCCTTTGGGAAATCAGTCCCTTTTCCCTGCATTCCTCGGTTGACCCTGGGCTGGTGCTTTGGGCAGCCTCGCCCCggacctggggggctgcacccAGGGTCAGGATCAGCCCAGCTCCACGGCTTGTCCTGCCGATGGTCGGCGATGGGCAGCACACCCTGTGCTATGGGCAGGGGGGTCGAGGGTCCACCTGGGTACCGGCTGCTCCAGGCATGGAAAAGCCTCCCTGCGTCCCCCACTGCCGCTGGTTCCCGCTCTCCTGACAGGAAAGGTGGAGTCGGGATATGGAGAGCTGCTGGGGACCGtccacccttcccctgctccctcctACCTTCCTGCCCTTCAgcccctcttctccctctccatcCCCTTCCCATTGCTCCGTCGACCCCCCCGGACCGCCCCgatgccttcctccctcccctcctctgctcttctctctccGTGACCGATGGGGACGTTTGCCCAGCAGGTGCCCTGGCAGCACCCACCAGGAAACCCAATGCCTGGACATGCCTTGGCCGGCCGTGCTGCCCGCTCGGAGCCAGGCAAGCTGCTGCCCGTACACCGGGATGGACCCTTGCCGGGGTCCCCTCCGGGTAGGGACCAAGCTGGAGCTGCCCCTGGCGCGGAGATGGCTCCGGCTCAGCGGGAAAGCCGCTGGGTGTGCTTTTTCCAGGATGCTAACATCTTTCGCCTTCTCAGGAATAACAGGCATCCCGGATGGAGCTGCCATCCCGCGTGCTTTATTTCTGCTCCCCTGGGCCGACGGATGGCGGGACGTGTCCCCAGGTGGGACGTGTCCCCCGGGGTGGGGTGCCCGCACCGTGATGCCGGCCGGGTCCCCATCCTTTCCCACTGCCGGCTGCCTCCCTCCCGCCTGCCACTCTCCCACCCAGGCTGACTCAGAGTGAAAGCAGAAGCTGCTCGACAtttcggggggcgggggggaagccaAGCAGAACCAAGCAGGTTATTTTAAACCTGACCTAATTTCCCCCCTCTCCTTATCGGGCCCAGCTCTGGCAACCCTTCCCCATCTTCGCCCTCAGCAGCTCCCCTTTTTGGGAGCTTCCCGGCGGAGAGGGCAGCGCTTTTGACTCCCCCCATCCCCTTTTCTTATAAGCGAGCAACGGGGGGGTCCTGCAGCCACGCAGGCTGGTGGGACAGGGGCCAGTGGGTGTGAGTGGGTGCTGTGGGGGGCTATGCTTTGGCACACTTCATGTGACACCCTCCTGTCCCCACGTACCGGCTGCCCTTCCTGAGAAAAGCCTGGACCCTCCCAGCTCCGCAGCGGGGCAGCTCCATCCTCACCCTTGACACCGAGTTTCCCCAGTGCTGGAGGTGCTGGCTGCTCaagcgtcctcctcctcctcctcctcctcatcccgtCCCCCAACCCTGCACCCATCAAACCGGGGTCCCCGTGCAGCCACCCGCGGGGTGcgctcagccctgctgctgctcgtGGTGCTTTTTAGGGCCACGGGTGGCTGCTTGCTTGCAAACATGGGGGCTGACCACAAAGTTTCCCACACACGGCTTGAAATCCCTTTCCTGCTCTCCCCAATTCTggaacaccacccccccccccccccccccccgaaaatggCCGTCTTGCGTGGCCCCTGCATCTCTcgccctccctgccctggccatGCCCCGGCTGTGCGGCGTGAGCTGGGTTTGCAAAGCACCATCGGTCCCTCCACGCTGCGATGGCTCATCCCGTCTCCTCTTGGCTCTTGGAGGCTTTTCTTCTCACCCTGCCCTTAATATTTGGAGTTATTACATCTCCCGTGTGTATCCGCTGTGGTTTATCCCCCCTCAGCCTTGTTTTATCCGCTGCGGGCTGTCCCTGGCATCGCCGGGTCCTTTTCCAGGGCTCTGCTGTTGCTCGTCTCAGACATTCCCCTGTGCCCTCCTCTAAGGCCGTTTGTGACAGCTGTCTTAACGAAGCTCCAATTGATGACTGTCCCAGGCTCTTCTTCTCCCATCCCCCTTCAGATGGGCCACCATGTCTAATTAATTACCTTTCTCTTGCTGTTCAATAGCTGGCTCTTGATCCATGTAATCGTATTTCTGTCCATGCTGGCTTGATTTAATTTCCCCCTTAGGATATCGCGTGGCACTGTGTATCAGATGCCTCACCGAAACCCCGGTGTGTTGTGTCCGCCGTGGCCCCTTTGTCTGCAATTACGCATTGTATTTAAATAGCAAAACCCTCCAGATTCGTCAGGTTACGCTGCCGCACAGCAAACCCCGGGTGTTTGGCTCCTGCCCGTTCCCCTGGCAGCGGTTGCCTTGGGTCCCGTGCTCCGCTTTCCCTCCCACCCTGCGGATGCCGTGATCCAGACCCCCATCCCACCCGGCATCTCCCGCATCCCCATCCCAACGCTGCGTGGGAAACCAGCCCCCGTGGAGACCCATCGTCGTGTCCCGGAGAGCCCTGGGTATGGCAGCTCCCTTCACCCCGCcatcctcttcccccccctccacggGCCGCCGTCCCCTTTGTACGGGGGAACAAGGGCTGGTCTGTGCGGTGCGGGGGCCTCGCACgcctcccccccccggcctccgCGCTCGCGTGCCGGCCCCGCACAGAAGCCGCGTTGTTCGCCCCGTGCCGGAGCTGAGGTTTCGGGGCAGCCGGGCTGAGGGTTAAAGCTTGTCTCTGGCTCCTGGCACCCGCCGGCCTTTTCTTCCTGCGCTtcccttgctttctctttccctttcgcTCCGCTCTCGGGTTCTGGTTTTTTCCTGGCCCTTCTCGCTTTGCTCCGGTGTTTTGGAAGTTGGTGGCTCAAAGCACGCTCCAGCTGAACCCGGCGGTACGTGAGTCCACGCTCGCCGGGTGCGGGGTCCCGGCTGCTCCCTGCTTTCCCcgtcctcccccaccccaccagggtgtccccagggagAGCGGTGGCATGACGGGGAGCTGCGGCAGGAGGGCAGACCCGTCCGTCTGGCGTTGGGGCGATTGTCCTGGCTTAGTCACTGGCTGGTACGGGTGCAACGGGATGTCTGCTCcctccccgtgcctcagtttccctgctgcAAAAGTGGTCGTCGCTGATGTGCCGTGTCCTCCTCTCAGGGTCACCTCCGTGCTCGGCGGGCGCCCGCGTCCCACCCCCCTGGTGCGCCATGGCGTCCCGCATCGGCCTGCGGATGGAGCTGATGAAGCAGCAAGCGCAGCAGGAGGCCGAGAGGGAACGGGTGCAGCAGCAGATGATGATGAACTACATGCAGCAGCAGCGGATGCCGGTGGCCTCCACCCCGGCCATCAACACCCCCGTCCACTACCAGTCCCCACCGCCTGTGCCCGGAGAGGTCCTCAAGGTACGGTGCTGGGGGTGTCCCCCTTGCCCCGGGGCCGAGGTGATGTGGGAGATCCCTGATGGTTTGCCTCCTTGCAGGTTCAGTCCTACCTGGAGAACCCCACCACGTACCACCTCCAGAAGTCACGGGACAAGAAGGTTCAGGCTTATCTCTCCGAAACCTACGGGAACAAGTTTGCTGCCCACGTCAGCCCCGTCAACCACTCGCCCAAGCCACCCCCCGCCGCGTCCCCCGGCGTCCGACCCAGCCACGTCATGTCCTCCTCGGCGGGCAACAGCGCGCCCAACAGCCCCATGGCCATGCTCAACATCGGCTCCAACCCCGAGCGGGAGGTGAGGAGGTGCCACcgcgctgctgggggaggcgaaGGTGCCAGAAAGGGCAGAGAAGCCCATTGGCACCTTACGCCTTTCCCTTTCAGTTTGATGAGGTCATCGATGACATCATGCGCCTGGATGACGTTTTGGGCTATATGAACCCCGAAGTCCACATGCCCAACACAGTAAGTCTCTGATGCACGTTAGGAAAAGACCAGACCCTGggctgcgggagggagggagggtggccTGGGGGTGTCCCGCACCCCCATGCTTGCTGGGGATGGAGGTGGCACAGAGGGGACCTGTCCTTCTCCCACATCCCTGCAGCGATGCCCGGGTGCCAGCCAAACCCATCCTCGTCCCTGGGACGGGTGTCCCTGCAGACCTGGGGCTGTGGGAAGGGAACAGCGAGATCGTCCTTTTGCAGCGGCGAGAGCCAGTTCTTCAGCTGCTTCTTCTCTTTAATGATAGTTGGGAACTCTCATAAAAAGCTAGAGAGACGGGAGAGGGGCACGGGGAGGGACCAAGCGTCCACTGCAGCGCAGGGGGATGTTAGTGCTGGGAGAGGTTTCCCAGCCAGAAACTTCCTCGGAGCAGCGCCGTCTCCCGGGTCAGATCCGTATGGCAGCATGTGCCTCCCAGTGGGATTCATCCTGCCGAGCCCTTCTCGGATGTGATTCATCTGCCCTATTTTAGATGTTGGCCGTGGGAGGGGATCAGCTGTGCCCTTTGAAGTCCTGTTTTCTTTGCTACTCTGATTATAGCTGTTTTAAGGGCCCAGGAAGACAATTACACCTGCCTGGGCTACGCGCTCGCATCCCAGAGGCCAAGCAGCCGGGCTTGAACCCCAGTCCCGCAGCCCCGGATGGAGCTAACCCGCCTGTCCCTCTGGTTTTCAGCTGCCGATGTCCAGCAGTCACATGAATGTCTATAGCGGGGACCCCCAGGTGACGGCCTCTCTCGTAGGTGtcaccagcagctcctgccccgcCGACCTCAcccagaagagagagctgacAGGTACgtccccagccccagagctggcGGGGAGCCGGCAGTGACGGCGAGTGCCAAAACTGGCCGGGGCTGCCCTGTCCCCGTGGGTGGGGAAGGCGGCTCTGGGGGGTGCTGGGCGGCTCTGGGGGGTGCTGGGCTGCTCCGACACCAGCCCGGGATGCTCATGGGGCGAGATGCAGCGTTGTCCCCTCCGGGTGACGTTGTGGGTCTTGGTTACAGATGCTGAGAGCCGAGCTCTGGCAAAAGAGCGCCAGAAGAAAGACAATCACAACCTGAGTGAGTTCGGTGCTGGCTGCCCGTGAGTGGCATGGCTTTGCCTTTCCCACCCCCGCAGCCCTTTCCCCATCGCTTTTCATCCTCGTTCCCTCTCCCTCTGAGTTGGATTCCTCTTCCCAGCCCACCTCACCCTCAGGAAacacccccacagccccctgccaTGGCTCCCTCTTTCCCGGCTCCGCAAAATGTCTGCAGTGCAGGAGACACCCTGTTGTCCTTCTCGTTAGCACTGGGGGAAGGTCAGATCTGCTGGGGCGATGGATGGGAGCAAGGTGCCAAAGGGTCGGCCCCGGAGGTTTCTTATCCTGAGCCCTCCAACGCCGGAGGGTCTGGTTGGGGCACGACAGTGGCTCCCAGCCCCACTGGGAGCAGCAGCGTGGCCGGTGGGGGCTGTGGGACATGGAGCCTCTCCTGCTCCTGACACCTCCTCACCGCCATCCCTCTCTTCTCGCCCTGCAGTCGAGAGACGACGAAGGTTTAACATCAACGACCGCATCAAAGAGTTGGGGATGCTGATCCCCAAAGCCAACGACCTGTACGTATCGGTGGTTTCTGCGGGGCTGGGATAACTGTGGGTCTCGTGGGCTTGCTCGACCCTCGGCCCCGGGGCAGGTGATACCTGCAGAGGGGCTTTTTGGTGGAGCAGAGGTGAGGGGACACCTTGCTGGGATGGAGGTGGCAATCTCTTTTTCCATCCTGCACCACAGGGACGTGCGCTGGAACAAAGGGACAATCCTGAAGGCATCTGTGGACTACATCAAGAGGATGCAGAAGGACTTGCAGAGGTCACGAGACCTGGAGAATCACTCACGGCGTCTGGAGATGACGAATAAGCAGCTGCTGCTCCGCATCCAGGTGAGCTTCCCTGTGCTCTTCCCTCCGTCCgctctgctccagccccatgAGCAGCTCACTCCTGCCCCGCCAAGGGGACGGGCAGGGGCTCTCCTCCCTCTCACGGCCATCAAGACACCAGGAACAAAGTCTTCAGACAAACCAGACGTCTGAGGCTCAGGTCACCGCAGCGAGTGTTGTTCAGCTTTGCATGGGTCACCATTTTCCATCCTTCACCTCTTCCACGGGCTCCTTCCCTGTGAGCTTCTCGGTCCCCCTGTCCCTGCCACCTCCGTGAATGCCCCCGTGCCGCGTCCCCGTGCGCGACGTCCCCACCAAAAGACCTCCTGTGCTCTGTTGGCAGGAGCTGGAGATGCAGGCGCGCGTCCACGGGCTGCCCACCTCCTCGCCCTCGGGCGTCAACGTGGCCGAGCTGGCTCAGCAGGTGGTCAAGCAAGAAGCCAGCGGGGACGAGGGGACACTGGAGCCGCTGCTGCCGCCCCCGGACCCCGAATCGCAGCTACAGCCGGCGCTGCCTCCACCACCCCAGTCTCCCTACCATCAGCTGGACTTTACCCACAGCCTGAGCTTCGACGATGGCTCCCGGGGCTTCCCGGACAGCCTGGAGCCCAGCCACAGTGCTTCCTTCCCATCCCTATCCAAGAAGGAGCTGGACTTGATGTTGATGCAGGACACCATGCTGCCCCTGGCCTCCGACCCCTTGTTCTCGGCCATGTCCCCGGAGGCCTCCAAGGCCAGCAGTCGCCGGAGCAGCTTCAGCATGGAGGATGCAGACATGCTGTGACGAGGAGCTGCTCCGACGCTGGGGGGGGAGAACTGGACCTTCGAGTTTGGTTAGTGAAGTTACAGGGCACTCTTCTCGCAGGAGGAGCCCGTCCTGCCGCGCACTTGAATCTACGTAGGAGTACCTTTTCTCTATGCAACGGGGGTCTTGGATCAAGGCTCGCTGGGTACCGCCGTGTcttttgcaagcttttttttgCCAGGAGCTGGAGCGGACCTTCTTGGCTTGCCGTGGCGTTGGCCTGACTGCAGATTCCCCAGCCCGGGAGCGTGATCTCGGCTGCTTTGCCTTTCAGTGAAACCCTCCCGGACTGAACCCCTTCCCCAGGGTGCTGGCTCAGAGCCGGAGCAGGCAGGAGCCTTTGCGTCCCTGGCAGGAGAGGGACAACGCTCGGAGCTTTTTCGTCTGGCTCTCTGCCTCCTTGCTGTCTCACTCCAGGAGCCCATGTCCCCAGCAGTGGCCTCTGAGCCCTGCGGATGCTTCACGCTGCCACGTCCTTCACGGTTCCTCCTTCCTCGGAGCACCCGCTGCCTCTCTGGGTCGAAgggctggagggagaagaggtgtTAATTGGAGCACGTTAATTCACAGGGCACGGGGGATGTCGTCCGAGTGAGCTGGGTCTGAGGCTATGAATTCGGGTTGATGTTGAAGGCTTCCAAAACAGCTGGGATCGGGTGTTTGATGCTCAGTCAACCCTCTGCTATGACCCCTACCTTGTGGGGGGGCACCCCCTCGGGGTTTGGCAGCACCCACCACCCCGAAACCTCGCTGGCCTCTGGACAAAGGGCTGCGTGGTGCTGGGTGACCTTCAGCCTCCCTCGAGACATCCCCGCAGAGGTGCCTCTGCTCCGTAACACTTTGCCCTGGCTCTTTGGGTGGAAGGGCAAAGggtttttacactttttttgggggggatacTTGTTGTCAGCCCATGTCCTGACCCACAATCTGGGCATGGAGGTCCAGGCTGTGGCCGGGGACCAGGGAATGGTTTGTACCGGTTGCCAAAcctgagctgctgctctctgcctttGGCTCGTGGGGTTTATTTCTCTTCCCAGTGTCACCAGCTCGTTCCCTAGCCAGGATGGCTCGGCGATGGGGACCTGCTTTGGGGTCTGCATCATCTTCTGTCTCCTCAGCCCGGCCGGTGGCGGCGAGGGAGCTGAGCAGGGGAGAGAGAAGCTGTTCACAGGGAAAATACcgcatgattttttttcagggagagggagggaaggctggggagaggagacccCTTTGCGATCCTGCCCTATAGCACAGCATCAGCCCCCCGGGCTGTGGGAGCCGTGGCTGGGAGCCCATGCAGGGATGGGGGTCACTGGGTGCACCCCGTCCTGGACCAG includes the following:
- the TFEB gene encoding transcription factor EB is translated as MASRIGLRMELMKQQAQQEAERERVQQQMMMNYMQQQRMPVASTPAINTPVHYQSPPPVPGEVLKVQSYLENPTTYHLQKSRDKKVQAYLSETYGNKFAAHVSPVNHSPKPPPAASPGVRPSHVMSSSAGNSAPNSPMAMLNIGSNPEREFDEVIDDIMRLDDVLGYMNPEVHMPNTLPMSSSHMNVYSGDPQVTASLVGVTSSSCPADLTQKRELTDAESRALAKERQKKDNHNLIERRRRFNINDRIKELGMLIPKANDLDVRWNKGTILKASVDYIKRMQKDLQRSRDLENHSRRLEMTNKQLLLRIQELEMQARVHGLPTSSPSGVNVAELAQQVVKQEASGDEGTLEPLLPPPDPESQLQPALPPPPQSPYHQLDFTHSLSFDDGSRGFPDSLEPSHSASFPSLSKKELDLMLMQDTMLPLASDPLFSAMSPEASKASSRRSSFSMEDADML